Within Pseudomonas cichorii, the genomic segment TGCAGGCCGCTCAACTCGCTGACGTAACGGGTTGCCTGCACGTTGGCGCTGCCGAAACCGGTAGGCGGTGCATATTTGGCCAGATTGCCGACCACGGCGATTTTCTTGACCTTCTGCTTGTCCAGCGGCAGCAGATCGTTCTGGTTCTTGAGCAGCACGATGCCTTCACGGGCGGCGTTCAGGGCGACCTTGTTGCTGGTAGCGCTGTTCATGTTGTGGGTGGTCAGAGGCGTCTTGGTATCGAACTTGTACAGGTAGATCTGCTTCAGGATGCGGCGGACCTTGTCGTCGATGGTCGCAGCGCTCAGCTCACCACTGTCCAGATAAGGCTTGAGGTTGGTGCTGTTCATCTGGAAGCCCATCATGTCCAGATCGGTGCCTGCCTGGGCAGCGTTCAGGCCATGGACGACAGCGTTGTAGTCGCTCTGTACGAAGCCCTTGAAGCCCCATTCCTTCTTGAGAATCTGCTTGATCAGGAGATCGTTTTCACAGGCGAACTCGCCGTTCACTTTCTGGAAGGCGCACATCATCATGGCGACGTTGCCGTTCTTGGCCGCCGATTCGAACGCAGGCAGCGACATCTCGCGCAGTACGCGCTCATCCATGAGCTGGTTCAGGTTGAAACGGTTGCTTTCCTGGTCGTTGGCCGCGTAGTGCTTGGCGTTGGCCCACACACCACGTGCCTGGATGCCGTTGATGACGCCGGGTGCCAGGCTGGCGCCCAGGAACGGATCTTCACCGGAGAGGTATTCAAACGCACGGCCGCCATAGGGCATGCGATACAGGTTCATGCCCGGGCCGGTGATGAACTGATAGCCGCCAGTGGCGGTGTCATAACCCAGGGCACGGCCCAGGTCGATGGCGCGGCGCGGGTTCCAGGTAGCGGCCAGGTTCGGACCGGACGGATAGACCACGCCCTGATCGTTGCCTTCGCTGGTGTAGCGCACACCGACGCCGCCATCGGCACCGTGAATCTGCGGGATACCGTAGCGGGACAGTGGCTTCACGTCCCAGCCGCCGGTACCACCGATGTAGGCCAGTTTTTCTTCCTGGGTCATCTTGTCCAGGGTCTTTTGCGCGGCCTTTTCGGCACGTGCCTCACGAGCTTCCTGCTGAGCGGCGTCGGTAGCGTGCACCTGAGATACAGCCAATGCCAGCAGGGCCAGGGCCGACTGGGCGCCGATCATTTTCCGTTTGTTCATGCGTCTCTCCAACAACTTGTTCAATAAGGGGTCATGCAGTGAGAAGGGCGACGGGGGTCGCTGACTTCATGACCTTTCGTTGGGCAACAGTTTCCCGTCACCGCGATTCAAAGTGTTTTAACTTCAAGCGGGTGTTGCAGTTTTATGATGTTTTTACCATGTAACTATTGTTTGATTTTTTTTGCTTGATTGATTTCAGAGTGCCACTAGTTGATGGCGCTTTGAAATAACAAAACGAAACAATTAAGACGAAAAGTCCAATTAAAAGTCAAATAAAAGTGTGTTTTTGTTGTTTTTTGTTCGTTTTTGACTTTTTTCTTTACAATTTTTGAACTCTTGTTAAACCTACTGGTCGATTGGTTTAAGAATTTTCGAGCCCTGTCTCTGGGGTCGAAAGCTGCTTGATGGCCAGAGGCTTAGTTGTCAGGCCTGATTCGGTTTCTTGGCCTTGCTTGATGTAACCCTTGAATTTAGTTGGTTGGAGTATTTGCTATGAAGTTCTCGATTTTTGGTGCGGGTGTTGTTCTGGGTGTGGCGCTTAGTGGCGCGGTAGTTGCGGCTGAAGCAACGGATGCAGATGCGACTTCCGGTGCAAGCGACTCCACGGTGATGACCCAGACCCAGGACACCAAGGCTACTCGCAAGCAGAACACCGAAACGACCAAAGGCGGTCGTCCTCAGAGTTCGACTACTCAGAAACAGTCCGATTGATGTAAGACGTTTCTGAGCATGGCCTCCCTCGCTATGGGGGAGTGCTGTAGTCTATGCCCCTCCGATGTGTACAGATTTCCTCCAAAATGCAGTCAGAACCCGTCGATGCTACTCAGCTCCTGATTCCCGATGCCACTCAGGTATGTGCCTGGCTGATGGGCAATGCCGGTCTGAAAACCCAGGATCTTGAGCGAGCACAGCGTTTGCAGCAGGAGTCCGAAGGCACAGACCTGCTGGCTCTGTTGACCCGGTTGGGTCTGGTTTCCGAATTCGAGCTGGCCCGTGCCTGGGCCGCTTTATTGAATGCCCCGCTATTAATGGCCGAAGCTGCGCCGCCCTTGCTTGACCCTTTGCCAGCGTTGACCGAGCGCTTCATGCGCCATTATCAAGTGGTGCCGGTGGGGTGGAGTGACAACGGTTTGCAGGTGCTGGCCGCGAACCCCGCCGTGTTGTATCCGTTCCAGGCCATTGCCTATGCCTGCGAAGTGCCGGTCAGTCTGTCTGTGGGGCCGCGCAATGAAGTCGAAACCCTGATCGAGCGCTATTACGGCCAGGGACGTTCGGCCATGGGCACACTGATTGAAAACCTCGATGAAGACGGCGGTTCGCTGGAAGACATCGAGCATCTCAAGGATCTGGCTTCCGAAGCGCCGGTGATTCGTCTGGTCAACCTGATCCTGCAGCGTGCAGTCGAACAGCGTGCCTCTGACATTCATATCGAACCCTTCGAGAGCCAGCTCAAGGTGCGTTATCGCATCGACGGCGTATTGCATGAAGCCGAAGCGCCGCCTTCCAGTTCATCGGCAGCCGTGATTTCCCGGGTCAAGATCATGGCCCGCCTGGACATCGCTGAACGCCGTTTGCCCCAGGACGGACGCATCATGTTGCGCATCCAGGGCAAGGAACTGGATTTGCGGGTTTCTACCGTGCCCACCAGTTTTGGCGAGTCGGTGGTCATGCGTCTGCTGGATCGCCAGACCATCGATTTCGATTTCCCGAGCCTGGGTTTCGATGGCGAGCGTCTGCAGCATTTCCTTGACGTGCTGGAGCGTCCCCACGGAATTCTGCTGGTGACCGGCCCGACCGGCTCCGGCAAGACCACCACGCTTTATACCGCCTTGTCGCGGCTCAACACTGCCGAGCGCAAGATCATCACCGTTGAAGACCCGGTGGAGTATCAGCTCGAAGGCATCAACCAGATTCAGGTCAAGCCCGCCATCGGCCTGGATTTTGCCGGAGCGCTGCGCTCGATTGTGCGTCAGGACCCGGACGTCATCATGATTGGTGAGATGCGCGACCTGGAAACCTGCCGTATCGCCATCCAGTCCTCGCTGACCGGTCACCT encodes:
- the gspE gene encoding type II secretion system ATPase GspE gives rise to the protein MQSEPVDATQLLIPDATQVCAWLMGNAGLKTQDLERAQRLQQESEGTDLLALLTRLGLVSEFELARAWAALLNAPLLMAEAAPPLLDPLPALTERFMRHYQVVPVGWSDNGLQVLAANPAVLYPFQAIAYACEVPVSLSVGPRNEVETLIERYYGQGRSAMGTLIENLDEDGGSLEDIEHLKDLASEAPVIRLVNLILQRAVEQRASDIHIEPFESQLKVRYRIDGVLHEAEAPPSSSSAAVISRVKIMARLDIAERRLPQDGRIMLRIQGKELDLRVSTVPTSFGESVVMRLLDRQTIDFDFPSLGFDGERLQHFLDVLERPHGILLVTGPTGSGKTTTLYTALSRLNTAERKIITVEDPVEYQLEGINQIQVKPAIGLDFAGALRSIVRQDPDVIMIGEMRDLETCRIAIQSSLTGHLVLSTLHTNSAAASITRLLDMGVESYLIASTVNGILAQRLVRRLDPATREAFDAPPELIAEHGLERFTDERPIRLYRPRADAPGGGYRGRSAITELLVMNEELRSLLMRHADAATLEEAARRGGLRTLHEEGLRQAVAGVTSLEEVLRVTRGDGS